Proteins encoded in a region of the Planococcus citri chromosome 1, ihPlaCitr1.1, whole genome shotgun sequence genome:
- the LOC135831708 gene encoding uncharacterized protein LOC135831708, which translates to MLTDCPSQFEMKGVNNIPKSFQKLINEIQNVKQNKKQSKSKSTSLDVKTVSKNTKNPTTVKKKRKPKQSKPVETALEENDESNVPENFVQIPNQTNITEFFNTARSNSSNRRTNKNPEKARKQEVPNIDVDILSSDSDDFLYSNQNPRPTTDFKEQDFSVSEFQNPDYLSFLSDRNQSFNPINEADRFGNATESNLKGKKLHCDQTKDTNWKTFNEMNDDMDCDFIIERKKNIAPNIFYSHNKTNEKIPSRIGKNITNKSGSSIKKNSDSDVIRQQNVSNDAAKKLMNLLRDDREKMTTLLNQVKSMSDSVTKARQGISKFFVNRNN; encoded by the exons ATGTTGACAGATTGCCCATCCCAGTTTGAAATGAAGGGTGTGAATAATATTCCCAAATCGTTTCAGAAATTGatcaatgaaattcaaaacgtgaagcaaaataaaaaac AATCCAAGAGCAAGAGTACATCGCTAGATGTAAAAACCGtatccaaaaataccaaaaatccaACTACGGTTAAGAAAAAGAGAAAGCCTAAGCAATCAAAACCCGTAGAAACAGCTTTAGAAGAAAACGATGAATCGAATGTTCctgaaaatttcgtgcaaattCCAAATCAAACCAATAtcactgaatttttcaacactgcGAGAAGCAATTCATCGAATCGTAGGACTAATAAAAATCCCGAAAAAGCAAGAAAACAAGAGGTTCCTAATATAGACGTTGACATTTTATCATCAGATAGTGATGACTTTCTCTATTCGAATCAGAACCCTAGGCCTACAACGGACTTCAAAGAGCAAGATTTTTCAGTGTCCGAATTTCAAAATCCTGATTATCTCAGTTTCTTAAGCGATCgaaatcaaagttttaatccTATTAACGAAGCAGATAGATTTGGAAATGCTACAGAAAGTAACTTGAAAGgtaaaaaattgcattgtgaTCAAACAAAAGATACAAACTGGAAGACTTTCAATGAAATGAATGATGATATGGATTGTGACTTTATTATCGAACGTAAGAAGAATATCGCACCAAATATATTCTACAGCCATAACAAAACAAATGAGAAAATCCCGTCACGAATTGGTAAAAACATCACTAATAAATCGG GTTCTTCAATAAAGAAAAATTCAGACAGTGATGTAATAAGAcaacaaaatgtttcaaatgatgctgcgaaaaaattgatgaacttgTTGAGAGATGATCgagaaaaaatgacaactttaTTGAATCAAGTAAAATCCATGAG cgattcAGTCACAAAAGCTCGTCAAggtatttccaaatttttcgtgaatcgtaataactaa
- the LOC135831709 gene encoding U3 small nucleolar ribonucleoprotein protein IMP3, whose protein sequence is MGRKLKYHEQKLLKNVNIYSWKIDNKAYDFRAIKKYVLKNREEYTTYNKLSREIRLVAKKISELDATNPFRNECSARLLKKLYDMGLIPKISNLEDVDRITASTFCRRRLPVIMVAQKMAETIQTASQFIEQGHVRVGPELVKDPAFFVTRNMEDFITWVNTSAIKRHVMEYNNQRDDFEMM, encoded by the exons ATGGGACGAAAACTGAAATACCATGAACAAAAACTTCTGAAGAATGTGAATATTTATTCATGGAAAATTGACAATAAAGCTTACGATTTTCGTGCTATAAAGAAATATGTCTTGAAAAATAGAGAAGAATATACCAC GTATAACAAACTATCTAGAGAAATTCGATTAGTAGCcaagaaaatttctgaattagATGCAACAAATCCCTTTAGGAATGAATGCAGCGCTCGATTACTGAAAAAGTT GTACGATATGGGACTGATACCGAAAATATCCAATTTAGAAGACGTAGATCGTATAACAGCAAGTACATTTTGTCGTCGAAGACTTCCTGTCATTATGGTAGCTCAAAAAATGGCAGAAACTATTCAAACTGCCTCGCAATTTATTGAACAAGGCCATGTCAGAGTTGGTCCCGAATTGGTCAAAGATCCTGCTTTTTTCGTCACAAG gaATATGGAAGATTTTATAACTTGGGTCAATACATCTGCTATCAAACGACACGTTATGGAATATAATAATCAA aGGGATGATTTCGAAATGATGTAA
- the LOC135831707 gene encoding probable ATP-dependent RNA helicase DDX31: MFASEFDSGLENIPSKDREPDSSSEKDLSKPKNKQKFAKSKSEHEDKSYKPSLFRRNPDLPTFTFKHDVEPIKEPLFSEKSFSDCKELHPHMIANLEQTLNVTKLTAIQDHTIPVLQAGHDALIRSQTGSGKTLAYAIPIVEKLHHIRPKLTRQDGMKVMIVLPTRELAIQTYEWFVKLVKPFTWLVPGLLIGGEKRKSEKARLRKGITILIGTPGRLLDHAKNTKCVSFQYLEWLVIDEADRLLELGYEKDITSLLEILDNQVEQQRKTVLLSATLTKEVERLASLSLHNPVLVDVTNTDLEEINKAAMVIPDSLSQHYIVVPPKLRLVTLASILLDKCSKSTDEGKILVFMGTQSMVDYHTELFSTVLPDINFYKLHGKMTQVERTEVFKSFRSYENGVLLCSDVAARGLDLPQVDWIVQYNAPITASDYVHRVGRTARVGSKGFSLIFLAPHEINFISMLQDHRVKITEQKMETYLQNLATLNFAGDTEKRSMESAATTLQVRFETALNDQEPLLVSGCEAYVSWVRFYASYPKEMRNVFNFKELHLGHYAKSFALIHPPKAISGIGKPKNFKKTKNIERPYNKLSFNKDIPVKRKATSNKIDDNEFGSGLKFKRKKKEEDVV, encoded by the exons ATGTTTGCTTCGGAGTTCGACAGTGGTCTTGAGAATATTCCGTCCAAGGACCGTGAACCCGACTCATCATCAGAA AAGGATCTTTccaagccaaaaaataaacagaaatttGCGAAGTCAAAATCAGAGCATGAAGACAAATCGTACAAACCATCTTTATTTCGCAGAAATCCCGATTTGCCGACATTCACTTTCAAACACGATGTCGAACCTATCAAAGAGCCTTTATTCTCTGAGAAATCATTCAGTGATTGTAAAGAGTTGCATCCTCATATG ATAGCTAATTTAGAGCAAACCTTGAATGTAACCAAATTAACGGCAATTCAAGACCATACTATTCCTGTTCTACAAGCTGGTCATGATGCTTTAATTCGTTCTCAAACAGGAAGTGGAAAAACGCTAGCTTATGCTATTCCTATTGTTGAGAAATTACACCATATTCGACCAAAATTAACTAGACAAGATGGTATGAAAGTTATGATCGTGCTTCCAACTCGTGAATTGGCAATACAAACGTACGAATGGTTCGTGAAATTGGTCAAA CCGTTCACGTGGCTCGTTCCTGGACTTTTGATTGGCGGCGAAAAACGTAAATCTGAAAAAGCTAGATTAAGAAAAGGCATAACAATATTGATCGGAACACCTGGAAGACTATTGGATCACGCTAAAAACACCAAATGCGTTTCGTTTCAATATTTAGAGTGGCTCGTTATCGATGAAGCTGATAGACTGTTGGAATTGGGTTACGAAAAAGATATCACTAG tttattagaaattttggaTAATCAAGTAGAACAGCAACGTAAAACAGTTTTATTATCTGCGACACTTACCAAGGAAGTTGAAAGATTAGCTAGTCTATCGTTACATAATCCTGTACTCGTCGATGTTACTAATACAGATTTAGAAGAAATTAACAAAGCTGCCATGGTTATACCAGATTCGTTATCTCAGCATTATATCGTTGTACCACCCAAACTGAGATTAGTTACTTTAGCTTCCATATTATTGGACAAATGTTCg aaatccacCGACGAAGGAAAAATATTGGTATTTATGGGCACCCAATCTATGGTGGATTATCATACAGAATTATTTTCTACCGTACTTCcagatatcaatttttataaattgcaCGGTAAAATGACCCAAGTAGAAAGAACAGAGGTTTTTAAATCATTCAGATCTTACGAAAATGGTGTTTTATTATGTTCT gATGTTGCTGCTCGTGGTTTGGACTTGCCCCAAGTTGATTGGATTGTTCAATATAATGCTCCGATAACTGCCAGCGATTACGTTCATCGTGTGGGTCGAACAGCCAGAGTTGGCTCGAAAGGATTTTCACTTATCTTCTTAGCTCCtcatgaaattaatttcatttcaatgttACAAGATCATCGAGTAAA AATTACAGAACAGAAAATGGAAAcgtatcttcaaaatttagcaacTTTAAATTTCGCTGGT GACACCGAGAAGAGAAGTATGGAATCAGCAGCGACAACATTGCAAGTTAGATTTGAAACAGCTCTAAATGATCAAGAACCGTTGCTCGTCTCCGGTTGCGAAG CATACGTGTCATGGGTTCGCTTCTACGCATCGTATCCAAAAGAAATGCGTAAcgtgttcaatttcaaagaacTTCATCTGGGACATTACGCCAAAAGCTTCGCTTTAATTCATCCTCCTAAAGCTATCAGTGGTATAggaaaaccgaaaaattttaa aaaaacgaaaaatatcgAACGTCCTTATAATAAACTTTCCTTCAACAAGGATATTCCAGTCAAGAGGAAAGCAACTAGTAATAAAATTGACGATAACGAATTCGGTAGCGGATTGAAATTTAAACGTAAGAAGAAGGAAGAAGATGTTGTGTGA